Proteins encoded within one genomic window of Actinoplanes octamycinicus:
- a CDS encoding nucleoside/nucleotide kinase family protein, giving the protein MAEVVRDRESLLARIIPLGGDRRLIGIAGPPGAGKSTLAGWLEARVAERCGAEPQRVAQVPMDGFHLRTAVLAERGLRDRKGAPETFDRDGFADLLCRARTATGEITAPAYSRELHEPVPDAHRIPASVRLIISEGNYLLLPDDGWARAGECLDEIWYLDVSWAVTRQRLIDRQIAGGRTPEAAAAWVDGNDKRNTELVAAAAGRATVILRP; this is encoded by the coding sequence ATGGCTGAAGTGGTTCGTGACCGGGAAAGCCTGCTCGCGCGGATCATCCCGCTCGGCGGCGACCGGCGACTGATCGGGATCGCCGGGCCGCCCGGCGCCGGCAAGAGCACACTGGCCGGCTGGCTGGAGGCGCGGGTCGCCGAGCGGTGCGGCGCCGAGCCGCAGCGGGTCGCCCAGGTCCCGATGGACGGCTTCCACCTGCGCACCGCGGTGCTCGCCGAGCGGGGCCTGCGCGACCGCAAGGGCGCGCCGGAGACCTTCGACCGGGACGGGTTCGCCGACCTGCTGTGCCGGGCGCGGACCGCGACCGGCGAGATCACCGCCCCGGCCTACAGCCGGGAGCTGCACGAGCCGGTGCCGGACGCGCACCGGATCCCGGCCTCGGTCCGGCTGATCATCAGCGAGGGGAACTACCTGCTCCTGCCGGACGACGGCTGGGCCCGGGCCGGCGAGTGCCTGGACGAGATCTGGTACCTCGACGTGAGCTGGGCGGTGACCCGGCAGCGCCTGATCGACCGGCAGATCGCCGGCGGCCGCACCCCGGAGGCGGCCGCGGCCTGGGTCGACGGCAACGACAAGCGCAACACCGAGCTGGTCGCCGCGGCGGCCGGCCGGGCCACGGTCATCCTGCGGCCCTGA
- a CDS encoding 2'-5' RNA ligase family protein, producing MTTRDQETETRLRWQQFAAAPLTRPHWEWRNGWRPGRTSYWWYLDLTAETALAALATDHLAALPARWLDPAANLHVSLQQVGFTDEVTPEQAARVLDAARDLPLAPLPLTFGPVDPNPEAVVLRVTPWPAIQRHRLLLRRVTASVVGAISGADDHFWPHVSIGYLSAAVPTAPIVRALRALPDRRVSLTARELHLVRLNRDDRRWKWDRVGTLPLRAAG from the coding sequence GTGACGACGCGGGACCAGGAGACCGAGACCCGGCTCCGCTGGCAGCAGTTCGCCGCGGCCCCGCTCACCCGGCCGCACTGGGAGTGGCGCAACGGCTGGCGCCCCGGCCGTACGTCGTACTGGTGGTATCTCGATCTGACCGCCGAAACTGCCCTGGCGGCCCTGGCCACCGACCACCTCGCGGCCCTGCCCGCCCGGTGGCTGGACCCGGCGGCGAACCTGCACGTCAGCCTGCAGCAGGTGGGCTTCACCGACGAGGTCACTCCGGAGCAGGCCGCCCGGGTCCTGGACGCGGCCCGCGACCTCCCGCTCGCCCCGCTGCCGCTCACCTTCGGCCCGGTCGACCCGAACCCGGAGGCGGTGGTGCTCCGGGTCACGCCGTGGCCGGCCATCCAGCGGCACCGGCTGCTGCTGCGCCGGGTCACCGCCTCGGTCGTCGGCGCGATCTCCGGCGCCGACGACCATTTCTGGCCGCACGTCTCGATCGGTTACCTCAGCGCGGCCGTGCCGACCGCCCCGATCGTCCGGGCGCTGCGCGCGCTCCCCGACCGCCGGGTCTCGCTGACCGCCCGTGAGCTGCACCTGGTCCGGCTCAACCGGGACGACCGGCGGTGGAAGTGGGACCGGGTCGGCACGCTGCCGCTCAGGGCCGCAGGATGA
- a CDS encoding SAM-dependent methyltransferase, whose amino-acid sequence MSDDPTDVPKLDTSVPQTARIWNYLLGGKDNFEVDRAVGDQITASLPHFGTHARLSRRYLVRAVRYLAGEAGITQFLDIGTGLPTADNTHEVAQATNPAARIVYVDHDPLVLAHARALLTSTEQGATAYVDADLRDPEQILKRARETLDLDQPVALMLMGILGHLEDDAEAKQIIDTLLARFPSGSYFAMYDGSDTDPDVREAARIWNLSAEPKYHLRSPERIAALFDGLELVEPGVTSVTRWRPDPADADAEEISQYCAVGRKP is encoded by the coding sequence GTGAGCGACGACCCGACCGATGTGCCGAAACTCGACACGAGCGTCCCGCAGACCGCCCGGATCTGGAACTACCTGCTCGGCGGCAAGGACAACTTCGAGGTCGACCGCGCGGTCGGCGATCAGATCACCGCGTCGCTGCCGCACTTCGGCACGCACGCCCGGCTCTCCCGGCGCTACCTGGTGCGCGCGGTGCGCTACCTGGCCGGCGAGGCGGGGATCACCCAGTTCCTGGACATCGGCACCGGGCTGCCGACCGCGGACAACACGCACGAGGTCGCGCAGGCCACCAACCCGGCCGCCCGGATCGTCTACGTCGACCATGACCCGCTGGTCCTGGCGCACGCGCGGGCGCTGCTGACCAGCACCGAGCAGGGGGCCACCGCGTACGTCGACGCGGACCTGCGCGATCCGGAGCAGATCCTTAAGCGGGCGCGGGAGACGCTGGACCTCGACCAGCCGGTGGCGCTGATGCTGATGGGCATTCTCGGGCACCTCGAGGACGACGCCGAGGCCAAGCAGATCATCGACACGCTGCTGGCCCGCTTCCCGTCCGGCAGCTACTTCGCGATGTACGACGGCAGCGACACCGACCCGGACGTCCGCGAGGCCGCCCGGATCTGGAACCTGTCCGCCGAGCCGAAATACCACCTGCGCAGCCCGGAGCGGATCGCCGCGCTCTTCGACGGCCTGGAGCTGGTCGAGCCCGGGGTGACCTCGGTGACCCGGTGGCGGCCGGACCCGGCGGACGCGGACGCCGAGGAGATCAGTCAGTACTGCGCGGTCGGTAGGAAGCCTTAG
- a CDS encoding acyl-CoA dehydrogenase family protein, whose protein sequence is MDLTLSAEQHQLRDLARDWVEREVVPHATEWDRAEQVDPKIVGKLAELGFLGLGIAEEFGGSGGDFLDYALVMEELGRGDTSVRGIVSVTLGLVAKTIQAYGTDEQKRHWLPRFCSGETIGCFGLTEPGTGSDAGNLTTRAVRDGDDWLISGEKIFITNGTWAGLALVFARTGGPGPRGVTAFLVPTDRPGFGRREIKGKLGLRGQATAELSLDSVRVADAERLGPEGAGFKIAMSALDKGRIAVASGCVGLARGCLEASLAYAGERTQFGKPIATYQLVQEMLADMAVETDAARLLVWRAADLVDRGQPFGTAASMAKLFASEAAVKAANQAIQVFGGYGYVDEFPVGKFMRDARVQTLYEGTSQIQKLLIGRALTGISAF, encoded by the coding sequence GTGGACCTCACCCTCTCGGCGGAACAGCACCAGCTGCGCGACCTCGCCCGGGACTGGGTGGAGCGCGAGGTCGTGCCGCACGCCACCGAGTGGGACCGCGCCGAGCAGGTCGACCCGAAGATCGTCGGAAAACTGGCCGAGCTGGGCTTCCTCGGCCTCGGGATCGCCGAGGAGTTCGGCGGCTCGGGCGGCGACTTCCTGGACTACGCCCTGGTCATGGAGGAGCTGGGCCGCGGCGACACCTCGGTGCGCGGCATCGTCTCGGTCACCCTCGGCCTGGTCGCCAAGACCATCCAGGCCTACGGCACCGACGAGCAGAAGAGGCACTGGCTGCCCCGGTTCTGCTCGGGCGAGACGATCGGCTGCTTCGGCCTGACCGAGCCGGGCACCGGCTCCGACGCCGGCAACCTGACCACCCGCGCCGTCCGGGACGGTGACGACTGGCTGATCAGCGGGGAGAAGATCTTCATCACCAACGGGACGTGGGCCGGCCTGGCGCTGGTCTTCGCCCGCACCGGCGGCCCCGGCCCGCGTGGCGTCACCGCGTTCCTGGTCCCCACCGACCGGCCCGGCTTCGGCCGCCGCGAGATCAAGGGCAAGCTCGGGCTGCGCGGGCAGGCCACCGCCGAGCTGTCGCTCGACTCGGTGCGCGTCGCCGACGCCGAGCGGCTCGGTCCGGAGGGCGCCGGCTTCAAGATCGCGATGTCCGCGCTGGACAAGGGCCGGATCGCGGTGGCTTCCGGTTGTGTGGGCCTGGCGCGAGGTTGTCTGGAGGCCTCCCTGGCGTACGCCGGGGAGCGCACCCAGTTCGGCAAGCCGATCGCCACCTACCAGCTCGTCCAGGAGATGCTCGCGGACATGGCGGTGGAGACCGACGCCGCCCGGCTGCTCGTCTGGCGCGCCGCCGACCTGGTCGACCGCGGCCAGCCGTTCGGCACCGCCGCGTCGATGGCCAAACTGTTCGCCAGCGAGGCCGCGGTGAAGGCCGCGAACCAGGCGATCCAGGTCTTCGGCGGGTATGGGTATGTCGACGAGTTCCCGGTCGGCAAGTTCATGCGCGACGCCCGCGTCCAGACCCTCTACGAGGGCACCAGCCAGATCCAGAAATTGCTCATCGGCCGAGCGCTGACCGGGATCAGCGCCTTCTAG
- a CDS encoding TetR/AcrR family transcriptional regulator, translating to MPRPTTPLLSKTGIRAAALEIIDRDGLDGFSMRKLATALSVSAPALYFHYPTKEQLLDDVASEIMEQVDVSAFAEGWREGLLGWARSYRAALAAHPNIVPFLAHGPGQRDASLRRADAVHGGLVAAGWPARDATMIGASTKYLVVGAAMGSFSRGFVDDVQVYLERYPALGDAHRLREHADAVDRDSFEFALVTFVDGLAARLARSGPPPVH from the coding sequence ATGCCGCGGCCGACCACTCCCCTGCTCAGCAAGACGGGCATCCGGGCCGCCGCTCTGGAGATCATCGACCGGGACGGGCTGGACGGCTTCAGCATGCGCAAGCTGGCCACCGCGCTGAGCGTCAGCGCCCCCGCGCTCTACTTCCACTACCCGACCAAGGAGCAACTGCTCGACGACGTGGCCAGCGAGATCATGGAGCAGGTCGACGTCAGCGCGTTCGCCGAGGGCTGGCGGGAGGGGCTGCTCGGCTGGGCCCGGTCCTACCGCGCCGCGCTCGCCGCGCACCCGAACATCGTCCCGTTCCTGGCGCACGGCCCCGGCCAGCGGGACGCCTCGCTGCGCCGCGCCGACGCGGTGCACGGCGGTCTGGTCGCCGCCGGCTGGCCGGCCCGGGACGCCACGATGATCGGCGCCTCGACGAAATACCTGGTGGTCGGCGCCGCGATGGGGTCGTTCTCGCGTGGCTTCGTCGACGACGTGCAGGTCTACCTGGAGCGGTACCCGGCACTCGGCGACGCGCACCGGCTCCGCGAGCACGCCGACGCGGTGGACCGGGACAGCTTCGAGTTCGCGCTGGTCACCTTTGTGGACGGACTTGCCGCCCGGCTCGCCCGTTCGGGACCGCCGCCGGTGCATTGA
- a CDS encoding PfkB family carbohydrate kinase — MTEVLLAGLCTLDILQLVEKYPADNEKVTALAQTVAAGGPATNAAATVAHLGGAATLLTAVGRHPLAAGIHADLSSLGVRLVDLTADDPGPPSVSSIVVSAGTGNRAVVSTNGATRSVVPPDLPPVLRDVGAVQVDGHYPELAVAVLTEARRQGIPTLIDAGSWKPVTPRLLPLLDVVVCSADFRPPGLTSDRDIARFLTDAGVRWIAISRGADPLLRWTGSDFAEQPVPPATVVDTLGAGDVLHGALTLAVARRRPLTDATFAEALDEAAAVATRSCASFGTRSWMDQRSASRVSSETAG; from the coding sequence ATGACTGAGGTCCTGCTGGCCGGCCTGTGCACCCTGGACATCCTCCAGCTGGTGGAGAAATACCCGGCGGACAACGAGAAGGTCACCGCACTCGCCCAGACCGTCGCGGCGGGTGGCCCGGCCACCAACGCGGCCGCGACCGTCGCCCATCTCGGCGGGGCGGCGACGCTGCTCACCGCGGTCGGGCGGCATCCGCTGGCGGCCGGCATCCACGCCGACCTGTCCTCCCTGGGCGTCCGCCTGGTCGACTTGACCGCCGATGACCCGGGCCCGCCGTCCGTGTCGAGCATCGTGGTCAGCGCCGGGACCGGCAACCGCGCCGTCGTCTCCACCAACGGCGCCACCCGCTCCGTGGTCCCACCCGATCTGCCGCCCGTTCTGCGAGATGTCGGCGCCGTTCAGGTCGACGGGCACTATCCGGAGCTGGCCGTCGCGGTCCTGACCGAAGCGCGCCGCCAGGGCATACCCACCCTGATCGACGCGGGTAGCTGGAAACCGGTCACCCCGAGGCTGCTCCCGCTGCTGGACGTGGTGGTCTGCTCGGCCGACTTCCGGCCGCCCGGCCTCACCTCGGACCGCGACATCGCCCGCTTCCTGACCGATGCCGGCGTCCGCTGGATCGCCATCAGCCGTGGCGCCGACCCGCTGCTCCGCTGGACCGGCTCCGATTTCGCCGAGCAGCCCGTGCCGCCGGCCACGGTGGTCGACACGCTCGGCGCCGGCGACGTGCTGCACGGCGCCCTCACCCTCGCGGTCGCCCGCCGCCGGCCACTCACCGACGCCACGTTCGCCGAGGCCCTGGACGAGGCCGCCGCGGTCGCCACCCGCAGCTGCGCCTCCTTCGGCACCCGCTCCTGGATGGATCAGCGCAGCGCCAGCAGGGTCAGCTCCGAGACGGCCGGCTGA
- a CDS encoding L,D-transpeptidase, which produces MSSPRTRVYLIATAAAAVLAAGAAVGLAHDRDPSPSAGQWVAPSSSAAPASPSAAPEPPRVVTPPAGLPVITYADGPEKLPADPDQHSTVAPTEGLHPATKVALYDAPGGKPRAYLPPEISGLRTVVPIVARDRGWVAVLVPSVNRRIGWVPPGDYAVETLRDHLIVEVSRHTLRWLRDGEEQKRWTVATGAKQTPTPLGRTYVMGTTPMKGDIYLGLRALVLGSIPEEPDKMASAFQLAHTGIHAWYKDSVFGHSVSNGCVRMPGPAQQKLIEEIPAGTAITVLA; this is translated from the coding sequence ATGTCCAGCCCCCGGACCCGTGTGTACCTGATCGCGACGGCCGCCGCCGCGGTGCTGGCCGCCGGCGCCGCCGTCGGCCTCGCCCACGACCGAGACCCTTCGCCGAGCGCGGGCCAGTGGGTGGCCCCCTCCTCGTCCGCGGCACCGGCCTCGCCCTCGGCCGCACCGGAACCTCCGCGCGTGGTGACGCCGCCGGCCGGCCTGCCGGTGATCACGTACGCGGACGGGCCGGAGAAGCTGCCCGCCGACCCCGACCAGCACTCCACGGTCGCCCCGACCGAGGGCCTGCACCCGGCGACGAAGGTGGCGCTCTACGACGCGCCGGGCGGCAAGCCGCGCGCCTACCTGCCGCCGGAGATCAGCGGCCTGCGCACCGTGGTCCCGATCGTCGCCCGCGACCGGGGCTGGGTGGCCGTGCTGGTCCCGTCGGTGAACCGGCGGATCGGCTGGGTGCCGCCCGGCGACTACGCCGTCGAGACGCTGCGCGACCACCTGATCGTCGAGGTCTCCCGGCACACGCTGCGCTGGCTGCGCGACGGCGAGGAGCAGAAGCGGTGGACCGTGGCGACCGGCGCGAAGCAGACGCCGACCCCGCTGGGCCGCACCTACGTGATGGGCACGACCCCGATGAAGGGCGACATCTACCTCGGGCTGCGGGCGCTGGTGCTGGGCTCGATCCCGGAGGAGCCGGACAAGATGGCGTCCGCCTTCCAGCTGGCGCACACCGGCATCCACGCCTGGTACAAGGACAGCGTCTTCGGCCACAGCGTGTCGAACGGCTGCGTCCGGATGCCGGGGCCGGCCCAGCAGAAGCTGATCGAGGAGATCCCGGCCGGCACCGCCATCACCGTCCTGGCCTGA
- the fabG gene encoding 3-oxoacyl-ACP reductase FabG, with translation MSRVAIVTGAARGIGAATALQFASEGAAVAVLDLNEADCADVVGRIQAAGGTAIALACDVADEAQVDSVIDKVAAELGSVDVLVNNAGVTRDNLLHKMPASDWDMVMNVHLRGAFLCSRAAQRHMVPQRSGKIVNTSSVSALGNRGQANYAAAKAGIQGLTRTLAMELGPFGINVNAVAPGFIVTEMTDATAARIGVSAADMQAKAAEITPLRRVGHPEDIAKVVAFLASDAASFVTGQTLYVDGGRRL, from the coding sequence ATGAGCCGGGTTGCCATCGTCACCGGGGCCGCGCGCGGCATCGGCGCGGCCACCGCGTTGCAGTTCGCGTCCGAGGGCGCGGCCGTCGCCGTGCTCGACCTGAACGAGGCCGACTGCGCCGACGTGGTCGGCCGGATCCAGGCGGCCGGCGGCACCGCGATCGCGCTGGCCTGCGACGTCGCCGACGAGGCCCAGGTCGACTCGGTGATCGACAAGGTCGCCGCCGAGCTGGGCAGCGTCGACGTGCTGGTCAACAACGCCGGCGTCACGCGGGACAACCTGCTGCACAAGATGCCCGCGTCGGACTGGGACATGGTGATGAACGTGCACCTGCGCGGCGCGTTCCTGTGCAGCCGGGCGGCCCAGCGGCACATGGTCCCGCAGCGCTCCGGCAAGATCGTCAACACCTCGAGCGTGTCCGCGCTGGGCAACCGCGGGCAGGCGAACTACGCCGCGGCCAAGGCCGGCATCCAGGGCCTGACCCGGACCCTGGCGATGGAGCTGGGCCCGTTCGGGATCAACGTCAACGCGGTCGCGCCCGGCTTCATCGTCACCGAGATGACCGACGCCACCGCGGCTCGGATCGGCGTCTCCGCTGCCGATATGCAGGCCAAGGCGGCTGAGATCACCCCGCTGCGGCGGGTCGGCCACCCGGAGGACATCGCCAAGGTGGTCGCGTTCCTGGCCAGCGACGCCGCCTCGTTCGTCACCGGCCAGACCCTGTACGTCGACGGCGGACGCCGCCTGTAA
- a CDS encoding helix-turn-helix domain-containing protein: MAEEHDGGGSTVRRLQVGAHLRALRLSRGLSREQAGYVIRASESKISRMELGRVGFKERDIVDLLKLYGVVDQAEHDRLVALAREANAPSWWQAYGDVLDTWFQNYLDLEQAAELIRTYEVQFVPGLLQTDAYARAVIRLGHGSARPEEIDLRAGLRMERKKLLDRPDAPRLWAVLDEAVLRRPIGGREVLREQIATLIEVCESPSVRLQIMPFQSGGHAAAGGAFSILRFPHEELPDVVYIEHLTSALYLDKREEVDHYAAAIGRLFIEAEPPAETPKLLTHILSELDAGRI; this comes from the coding sequence TTGGCGGAGGAACACGACGGTGGCGGCTCGACGGTGCGCCGGCTCCAGGTCGGCGCCCATCTGCGTGCCCTGCGGCTGTCCCGTGGGCTGAGCCGCGAGCAGGCCGGCTATGTCATCCGCGCCTCCGAGTCCAAGATCAGCCGGATGGAGCTGGGGCGGGTCGGCTTCAAGGAGCGCGACATCGTCGACCTGCTCAAGCTCTACGGCGTGGTGGACCAGGCCGAGCACGACCGGCTGGTCGCGCTGGCCCGGGAGGCGAACGCGCCGAGTTGGTGGCAGGCGTACGGCGACGTGCTGGACACCTGGTTCCAGAACTATCTGGACCTGGAGCAGGCGGCCGAGCTGATCCGGACGTACGAGGTGCAGTTCGTCCCGGGGCTGCTGCAGACCGACGCGTACGCCCGGGCGGTGATCCGGCTGGGTCACGGCAGCGCCCGCCCGGAGGAGATCGACCTGCGGGCCGGCCTGCGGATGGAGCGCAAGAAACTGCTGGACCGCCCGGACGCGCCGCGGCTCTGGGCGGTGCTGGACGAGGCGGTGCTGCGCCGCCCGATCGGCGGCCGGGAGGTGCTGCGCGAGCAGATCGCCACGCTGATCGAGGTGTGCGAGTCACCGAGCGTGCGGCTGCAGATCATGCCGTTCCAGTCCGGCGGGCACGCCGCGGCCGGCGGCGCGTTCAGCATCCTGCGGTTCCCGCACGAGGAGCTGCCCGACGTGGTCTACATCGAGCACCTGACCAGCGCGCTCTACCTGGACAAGCGGGAAGAGGTGGACCACTACGCCGCGGCGATCGGCCGCCTGTTCATCGAGGCCGAGCCGCCGGCCGAGACCCCGAAACTGCTCACCCACATCCTCAGCGAGCTGGACGCCGGCCGGATCTGA
- a CDS encoding class I SAM-dependent methyltransferase — MARIDFDGPVAAVYQSGRGAPEGGLDGWRAALGHYLPVRGPVLDLGAGTGLYAQLLRSWFGVRIVAVEPALAMLRQAPPEAARVVGRAERIPLAAGSCGAAWLSTMIHHVADLPAAARELRRVLPPGAPVLIRSTFPGDQSRIALYRFFPTAGAVLDTFPSVAQVEAAFTAAGFALHERRRIRQVNAATLAEFHEKVRHRANTTLLAIPDSEFTAGLALLRAAAATETDQPAVSELTLLALR, encoded by the coding sequence ATGGCGCGGATCGACTTCGACGGGCCGGTGGCGGCGGTGTACCAGTCCGGCCGGGGTGCCCCGGAGGGCGGGCTGGACGGCTGGCGGGCGGCCCTCGGCCACTACCTGCCGGTGCGCGGGCCGGTGCTCGACCTCGGGGCCGGGACCGGGCTCTACGCGCAATTGCTGCGGAGCTGGTTCGGGGTGCGGATCGTCGCGGTCGAACCGGCGCTGGCCATGCTCCGGCAGGCCCCACCGGAGGCGGCCCGGGTGGTGGGCCGAGCCGAGCGGATCCCCCTCGCCGCCGGCAGCTGCGGCGCCGCCTGGCTGTCCACGATGATCCACCACGTCGCCGACCTGCCGGCCGCCGCCCGCGAACTGCGCCGGGTCCTGCCACCGGGCGCCCCGGTGCTGATCCGCAGCACCTTCCCCGGCGACCAGTCCCGGATCGCCCTCTACCGCTTCTTCCCCACGGCCGGCGCGGTGCTGGACACCTTTCCGTCGGTGGCCCAGGTCGAGGCGGCCTTCACCGCGGCCGGCTTCGCACTCCACGAACGACGCCGGATCCGGCAGGTCAACGCGGCAACCCTCGCCGAGTTCCACGAGAAGGTCCGCCACCGCGCCAACACCACCCTGCTCGCCATCCCGGACAGCGAGTTCACCGCGGGTCTGGCGCTCCTGCGCGCGGCCGCTGCGACCGAGACTGATCAGCCGGCCGTCTCGGAGCTGACCCTGCTGGCGCTGCGCTGA
- a CDS encoding LLM class flavin-dependent oxidoreductase encodes MLRRLGFLTIGLFDEADPRRGHEATLEIIELGERLGFDSAWLRHRHLQFGISSPIAVLAAATQRTSRIELGTAVTPLGWENPLRLAEDLATVDLLSGGRLNPGISVGPPMHFDRVKDAIYPDTADAEDFSYARVERLLACVRGEPVTDFRGTVGFEQFSDRVQPHSPGLSSRLWYGGGSLRSAAWAGEHGMNFLTSSVVKAEESEDFDAVQLSHIRAFRAAHPDGERARVSQGLVVIPTDSATAAQRKKYAQYAEQRSPRTRTPQGPARMMFAPDVVGTAAEIAERLAEQAAFREIDEVAFALPFTFEHEDYVQILTDMAERLGPALGWKPAADR; translated from the coding sequence ATGCTGCGTAGGCTGGGCTTTCTCACCATCGGCCTGTTCGACGAGGCGGATCCGCGCCGCGGGCACGAGGCCACCCTGGAGATCATCGAGCTGGGCGAGCGGCTCGGCTTCGACAGCGCCTGGCTGCGCCACCGGCACCTGCAGTTCGGCATCTCCTCGCCGATCGCCGTGCTGGCCGCCGCCACCCAGCGCACCAGCCGGATCGAGCTGGGCACCGCGGTCACCCCGCTCGGCTGGGAGAACCCGCTGCGCCTCGCCGAGGACCTGGCCACCGTCGACCTGCTCTCCGGCGGCCGGCTCAACCCCGGCATCAGCGTCGGGCCGCCGATGCACTTCGACCGCGTCAAGGACGCGATCTATCCGGACACGGCCGACGCGGAGGACTTCAGCTACGCCCGGGTCGAGAGACTGCTCGCTTGCGTACGAGGTGAGCCGGTCACCGACTTCCGCGGAACGGTCGGCTTCGAGCAGTTCTCCGATCGCGTGCAGCCCCACTCGCCGGGGCTGTCGTCCCGCCTCTGGTACGGCGGTGGCAGCCTGCGCTCGGCGGCCTGGGCCGGTGAGCACGGGATGAACTTCCTGACCAGCAGCGTGGTCAAGGCGGAGGAGTCGGAGGACTTCGACGCCGTCCAGCTCTCGCACATCCGCGCGTTCCGGGCCGCCCACCCGGACGGCGAGCGCGCCCGGGTCTCCCAGGGCCTGGTGGTGATCCCCACCGACTCGGCCACCGCGGCGCAGCGGAAGAAGTATGCGCAGTACGCCGAGCAGCGCTCACCGCGTACCAGAACTCCGCAGGGACCAGCGCGGATGATGTTCGCGCCGGACGTGGTCGGCACCGCCGCGGAGATCGCGGAAAGGCTTGCGGAGCAAGCGGCCTTCCGAGAGATCGACGAGGTGGCGTTCGCGCTGCCGTTCACCTTCGAGCACGAGGACTACGTGCAGATCCTCACCGACATGGCGGAGCGGCTGGGTCCGGCCCTCGGATGGAAACCGGCTGCGGATCGCTGA
- a CDS encoding HAD family hydrolase gives MGGLVIFDLDDTLLRTAAATRAARRTVLATLLPGCDVARALAIWRRTTLLYSDQQFADLVEVLAAVLGAPLPAGADLDGLAAEYHAEAVARVTVDPRVVAAARRLRGDGHALAIVSNGDDAAQRAKIDRCGLGELAPAERVVICDGTRIPRKPDPAGLRPLLGAAAPAVLVGDRTTDVLTARRAGIPVVRLRTRTADLERGSGLSRAVRADAECAPAGVYDAVRELL, from the coding sequence ATGGGCGGGCTCGTCATCTTCGATCTCGACGACACCCTGCTGCGCACCGCCGCCGCCACCCGGGCGGCCCGGCGCACCGTGCTGGCCACCCTCCTGCCCGGCTGCGACGTCGCCCGTGCGCTGGCGATCTGGCGGCGGACCACGCTGCTCTACTCCGATCAGCAGTTCGCCGACCTGGTCGAAGTGCTGGCGGCGGTGCTCGGCGCGCCCCTGCCGGCCGGTGCTGACCTGGACGGACTCGCCGCGGAATACCACGCCGAGGCGGTCGCGCGAGTGACCGTGGACCCACGGGTGGTCGCGGCCGCCCGCCGGCTGCGCGGCGACGGGCACGCCCTGGCCATCGTCTCCAACGGCGACGACGCGGCGCAGCGCGCGAAGATCGACCGGTGTGGACTGGGTGAACTCGCACCGGCTGAGCGGGTGGTCATTTGCGACGGCACACGCATTCCGCGCAAGCCCGACCCGGCGGGCCTCCGCCCGCTGCTCGGCGCTGCCGCACCCGCCGTGCTGGTCGGCGACCGGACCACCGACGTGCTGACCGCCCGGCGCGCCGGCATCCCGGTGGTCCGGCTGCGCACCCGCACCGCCGACCTGGAGCGCGGCAGCGGGTTGAGCCGCGCGGTCCGCGCCGACGCCGAGTGCGCGCCGGCCGGCGTCTACGACGCGGTCCGGGAGCTGCTGTGA